The region GTTATACTCAATAAAAATGCAGGAAGCTGGAGAGTTCACTATGAAAAGTAAGTGGCACTATTCTTTGATTCGGTAGGCTATGCAATAGGACCTAAAGTGATTTACTAGACTTGCTATGCAATTTTGTCCTGGTTGAACTCTGTCGTCTCGCTATGCAATTCCTTCCTTGTTGGACACTATCGTCTAATTTAGATTGACATTCTTTTCTCTCACCCTTTGACACCAGTGCATCCGATGTGGCAGGGACCCCTCGTTGCTCCTGGGGGCAACAGGCAATCTCCTATTGATATTAGGGTGCGCAAGAGTGTCTTTGATCCACATCTCATGCCACTGATCCCGGAGTACGACCCCAGGACGTGTTCACAAGTATGGAACAATGGGTACTCATTCCTGGTTGAGTACAACGACACCACCGACAAATCCAGTAAGGACCTTCTGTTCTGCCACGTGTCTTCTGATTTAAAACAGCCGTGCCTGCCACGTGGACTGTCACTGATTCCTTTTAAAAGTAGCCCTGCCTTTCTCAACGTCTCTTTGAAATGAATTGTTTGTTCAGATTTTCAGTCGAGTGTTACATCCCCACTGAATGTAGTTACTTAGTGCCTTCCGTTGACTTTATCGTTGTAGTCGATTTCCTCTTCCCTGTCATCCACTCAGCTCTTAAAGGAGGTCCTCTGGAGGATGTCTTCCGGCTGTGTCAGTTCCATTTCCATTGGGGGGAGAGCAATGCGTGGGGCTCCGAGCACACAGTGGACCGCCGCCTCTTCCCGGCTGAGGTAGCTCCCGCATCCTCTTCCTTTACTGAGTGTTTGTATTTGAATGTCTGCTAGGTGTAATCGCTCTGTGATAGATGAGGAATTAGCCATGGCTTTCTGTGGCATGGAAGAGTAGAAGGGCCTGCTTATTAGTAATCAGGTCATAGTGCCAAAGTCTTCACCTATCCATGACAACATTGTCATGCTAGTACTGTGACAGAGGAATGTGCTGTTGGGAACTTTACTACATACAGAATGCTTGTGTGTAATCCAATCTGTTCTGTTGTCATGACCAAACTTATtactcaattttttttatattgttcctCTCACATAAACTACACAATGAGGGTGGactgctgtctgtctgggtaAGGGGTTCCATGCCATTTTACACCTTGTTATTTCtttcacattttgcatttcaatgTGGATGTAATTGTGGACAATGTGGACAAAATCCATCATTTTACCACCGCAAATTCATATTTCTTAATGCATATTTTCTTGTCATTCTAGTCATCTAAATTGGTTCCCAACACCGGTCCTCCAGTACCTCAATATCACACATTTGTGTTATAGCCTTAGATAAACATACCCAATTCAACTCACTGATTGGTTCATAAGTAGTTGACAGACTGAATCAGGTGGGTTTGACTGGGAGAATGATATTAATGTCAGTTCGCCGCTCCTCAAAGTGGAGACCCAACATGCCCTGAAGGGCCTGGTTGTGGTCTAAACATTATCCTAAAGCCTATACTGGTCTGAGAGGTTTTGTCTTGAAACTAGCCTTACTGGATTCTTAGGGCCTTTTCTGAGATGCTTTGTGGATACAGGCACTGATCAACATTCAGCACTTCCCAGGTGAAGAGAACCCAGAACCCCTAGCAGGAGCACATCTCAGTCTGTGTAAGAGAGACAATGACACTCTAGAAGGAAGTGTAAACCACGGTTAGGGTCACTTCCATTACAGTTTAGGAAGACACTCAAATTCCACATTTCTAAATCCAATTATCCTCCATACTGAATCGATTGGTATTGACTCCACCAGTCTTGTGTATGTCTGGTTAGTGTTGTGGTTTTTCTGTCACATCTGAAACTTTAACCAGAAACCGGCTATGTTAGGCCCATACCAGAATATGTGTTTTAATTAGTGTTTCTTTGCAGCAAAACCTACAAAGTTGATATGATTGTATGGCTTATGACTTTTTTTTGCTCGCCAGAATTCTGTAAAACCTGTAAATCGAGTGTTTTATGTGGCAGTTCTTAAACCACGTGTCATGAAATCAGAACATCAAATAACCTGCTGTATATAGTGATGTTGTCAACATAGGATCCTCAATTGAAACAAGGACTTTTGTTATTTATACAAAAATAGTTTTGTCAGCTTAAGGTCCTTATGTCCCACCCCTTTCACTAGGCTTCTGTGTTTCTGATGCGTTCCAACATTCACTTGGTTTTAAAATTTGATTAGAGCAAACATTCCCTTACAACTATCATATGTCATACATGACATAACTTAATTTTTACAATATCCTTCATAAAGATAATACCACATTTTTTCCCAGTATATTTCAGTTGAAATATTGAGTATTTTGTAATATCTTCTGTTACTTTTAgaagattaaataaaaattgcAACTATccttttttgtctgtttataTAAAAGGTTGATACTTTGAAGGTTGCATTATCAAAGTCAGATGAAAGGCTTCCATCTGGATAAAGGCAAAACTTCCATTTATGAAAAGGATGAGCAGTTCTTAATCTCTTAGAGAACCAGTTTTTGTATGGTTTAAGGCTTATGCATATGCATGGTTATTTTTTTGTCAGCAAATATGTGATATGGTTACTTATTATTATCTGGATGTATTCCATAGATGTTATCCATGTCCTCAGTGAGATTGTGCAGGAAGCAAGTGGCAGACTTAAGAGAAGAACTTGAGTCATCAGCCCACATACAATGTTTTGGTATTTAAGGccagatttctttttaaatctatgatgtttattttaatagctAACATTTTGTTGGCAACCACATGGTTGTTGGGAGAGTGGACAGCCGTTCATATCTTCTGCTGTTCATATCTGCAGCTCCACATGGTGCACTGGAACTCAAATAAGTACAAACTGTTTGAGGAGGCTGTGATGGAGGAGAATGGACTAGCTGTTATTGGAGTCTTCCTAAAGGTAACCCTGCTGTTTAATGTAGCATTCCTTCAACATGtcctccacctccatgtacatgtcccccacctccatgtacatgtcccccacctccatgtacatgtcacccacctccaccgccttgtacatgtcccccacctccttgtacatgtcacccacctccaccgccttctacatgtcccccacctccttgtacatgtcacccacctccatgtacatgtcacccacctccaccgccttctacatgtcccccacctccatgtacatgtcccccacctccatgtacatgtcccccacctccatgtacatgtcacccacctccacctccttgtacatgtcacccacctccttgtacatgtcacccacctccatgtacatgtcacccacctccatgtacatgtcacccacctccatgtacatgtcccccacctccaccgccttctacatgtcccccacctccatgtacatgtcccccacctccatgtacatgtcccccacctccaccgccttctacatgtcacccacctccatgtacatgtcccccacctccatgtacatgtcccccacctccatgtacatgtcccccacctccacctccttgtacatgtcccccacctccatgtacatgtcacccacctccatgtacatgtcacccacctccatgtacatgtcacccacctccatgtacatgtcccccacctccacctccttgtacatgtcccccacctccatgtacatgtcacccacctccatgtacatgtcacccacctccatgtacatgtcccccacctccaccgccttctacatgtcacccacctccatgtacatgtcccccacctccactgccttgtacatgtcccccacctccatgtacatgtcacccacctccatgtacatgtcccccacctccatgtacatgtcacccacctccacctccttgtacatgtcacccacctccttgtacatgtcacccacctccatgtacatgtcccccacctccatgtacatgtcccccacctccacccgcCTTCtaacatgtcccccacctccatgtacatgtcccccacctccatgtacatgtcccccacctccaccgccttctacatgtcccccacctccatgtacatgtcccccacctccatgtacatgtcccccacctccatgtacatgtcctccacctccttgtacatgtcacccacctccttgtacatgtcacccacctccatgtacatgtcccccacctccaccgccttctacatgtcacccacctccatgtacatgtcccccacctccatgtacatgtcccccacctccaccgccttgtacatgtcccccacctccatgtacatgtcacccacctccatgtacatgtcacccacctccatgtacatgtcccccacctccacctccttgtacatgtcacccacctccttgtacatgtcacccacctccatgtacatgtcccccacctccaccgccttctacatgtcccccacctccatgtacatgtcccccacctccatgtacatgtcccccacctccatgtacatgtcccccacctccacctccttgtacatgtcccccacctccatgtacatgtcccccacctccatgtacatgtcccccacctccatgtacatgtcccccacctccacctccttgtacatgtccctccacctccattgtacatgtcacccacctccatgtacatgtcccccacctccaccgccttgtacatgtcccccacctccatgtacatgtcccccacctccaccgccttctacatgtcacccacctcatgtacatgtcccccacctccatgtacatgtcccccacctccatgtacatggtcccccacctccatgtacatgtcccccacatCCACTCGCCTTGCTACATgtccccacctccatgtacatgtcccccacctccatgtacatgtcaccacctccatgtacatgtcccccacctccatgtacatgtcacccacctccaccgccttctacatgtcacccacctccatgtacatgtcacccacctccatgtacatgtcacccacctccatgtacatgtcacccacctccatgtacatgtcccccacctccatgtacatgtcccccacctccactgccttgtacatgtcacccacctccatgtacatgtcacccacctccatgtacatgtccccacctccatgtacatgtcccccacctccatgtacatgtcccccacctccaccgccttctacatgtcacccacctccatgtacatgtcccccacctccatgtacatgtcccccacctccacctccttgtacatgtcccccacctccatgtacatgtcccccacctccatgtacatgtcacccacctccatgtacatgtcccccacctccacctccttgtacatgtcccccacctccatgtacatgtcacccacctccatgtacatgtcccccacctccaccgccttgtacatgtcccccacctccatgtacatgtcccccacctccaccgccttctacatgtcccccacctccacctccttgtacatgtcccccacctccatgtacatgtcacccacctccatgtacatgtcccccacctccaccgccttgtacatgtcccccacctccatgtacatgtcccccacctccaccgccttctacatgtcccccacctccatgtacatgtcccccacctccatgtacatgtcccccacctccatgtacatgtccctacacctccatgtacatgtcccccacctccatgtacatgtcacccacctccaccgccttctacatgtcacccacctccttgtacatgtcacccacctccatgtacatgtcccccacctccatgtacatgtcccccacctccatgtacatgtcccccacctccatgtacatgtcccccaccgcCGTGTACATgtccccccacctccatgtacaatTGTCACCTCACCCCACCTcctgtacatgtcccccacctccttGTACATGCACCCACCTCCattacatgtcacccacctccatgtacatgtcacccacctccatgtacatgtcccccacctccaccgccttctacatgtcccccacctccatgtacatgtcacccacctccatgtacatgtcccccacctccaccgccttgtacatgtcccccacctccaccgccttCCAAGTACTGTCACCCACCTCATGTACATGTCCCCACCTcgcatgtacatgtccccccaTCCAGGTAGCATGTCACCCCACCatcatgtacatgtcccccacctccatgtacatgtccccacctccatgtacatgtcccccacctccatgtacatgtccccacctccatgtacatgtccccacctccaccgccttctacagtgtcacccacctccatgtacatgtccccacctccaccgccttGTACATgtccccacctccatgtacatgtcccccacctccacgccttctacatgtcccccacctccatgtacatgtcccccacctccatgtacatgtcccccacctccatgtacatgtcccccacctccatgtacatgtcccccacctccatgtacatgtcccccacctccatgtacatgggcccccacctccatgtactgtcccccacctccatgtacatgtcacccacctccatgtacatgtccacccacctccatgtacatgtcccccacctccacctccttgtagcatgtcccccacctccatgtacaatgtcccccacctccatgtacatgtcacccacctcctatgtacatgtcccccacctccacctccttgtcacatgtcacccacctccttgtacatgtcacccacctccatgtacatgtcccccacctccaccgccttctacatgtccccccacctccatgtacatgtccccccacctccatgtacatgtcccccacctccatgtacatgtcccccacctccttgtacatgtcccccacctccatgtacatgtcccccacctccatgtacatgtcacccacctccatgtacatgtcccccacctccacctccttgtacatgtcccccacctccatgtacatgtcacccacctccatgtacatgtcccccacctccaccgccttgtacatgtcccccacctccatgtacatgtcccccacctccaccgccttctacatgtcccccacctccacctccttgtacatgtccccccacctccatgtacatgtcacccacctccatgtacatgtcccccacctccaccgccttgtacatgtcccccacctccatgtacatgtcccccacctccaccgccttctacatgtcccccacctccatgtacatgtcccccacctccatgtacatgtcccccacctccatgtacatgtcctccacctccttgtacatgtcacccacctccttgtacatgtcacccacctccatgtacatgtcccccacctccacctccttgtacatgtcccccacctccatgtacatgtcccccacctccatgtacatgtcacccacctccatgtacatgtcccccacctccacctccttgtacatgtcacccacctccatgtacatgtcccccacctccatgtacatgtcccccacctccaccgccttctacatgtcccccacctccatgtacatgtcccccacctccatgtacatgtccacccacctccatgtacatgtcccccacctccacctccttgtacatgtcaccccacctccatgtacatgtcacccacctccatgtacatgtcacccacctccatgtacatgtccccacctccatgtacatgtcccctttgtacatgtcccccacctccacctccttgtacatgtcacccacctccatgtacatgtccccccccccctccacctgtacatgtcccccacctccatgtacatgtcccc is a window of Esox lucius isolate fEsoLuc1 chromosome 19, fEsoLuc1.pri, whole genome shotgun sequence DNA encoding:
- the ca5a gene encoding carbonic anhydrase 5A, mitochondrial isoform X2, whose protein sequence is MQEAGEFTMKMHPMWQGPLVAPGGNRQSPIDIRVRKSVFDPHLMPLIPEYDPRTCSQVWNNGYSFLVEYNDTTDKSTLKGGPLEDVFRLCQFHFHWGESNAWGSEHTVDRRLFPAELHMVHWNSNKYKLFEEAVMEENGLAVIGVFLKIGKRHEGLQKLVDVLPAVRHKDSVVEFTRFDPACLLPANIDDYWTYAGSLTTPPLTEAVTWIIMKQPIEVSHEQLAVFRSLLFTSAEEEVQKSMVNNFRVQQPLKGRTVRSSFTPFLKEEHHGKAPHTGH
- the ca5a gene encoding carbonic anhydrase 5A, mitochondrial isoform X3, with the translated sequence MQPNLHPMWQGPLVAPGGNRQSPIDIRVRKSVFDPHLMPLIPEYDPRTCSQVWNNGYSFLVEYNDTTDKSTLKGGPLEDVFRLCQFHFHWGESNAWGSEHTVDRRLFPAELHMVHWNSNKYKLFEEAVMEENGLAVIGVFLKIGKRHEGLQKLVDVLPAVRHKDSVVEFTRFDPACLLPANIDDYWTYAGSLTTPPLTEAVTWIIMKQPIEVSHEQLAVFRSLLFTSAEEEVQKSMVNNFRVQQPLKGRTVRSSFTPFLKEEHHGKAPHTGH
- the ca5a gene encoding carbonic anhydrase 5A, mitochondrial isoform X4, with product MWQGPLVAPGGNRQSPIDIRVRKSVFDPHLMPLIPEYDPRTCSQVWNNGYSFLVEYNDTTDKSTLKGGPLEDVFRLCQFHFHWGESNAWGSEHTVDRRLFPAELHMVHWNSNKYKLFEEAVMEENGLAVIGVFLKIGKRHEGLQKLVDVLPAVRHKDSVVEFTRFDPACLLPANIDDYWTYAGSLTTPPLTEAVTWIIMKQPIEVSHEQLAVFRSLLFTSAEEEVQKSMVNNFRVQQPLKGRTVRSSFTPFLKEEHHGKAPHTGH